The segment TGTGGCAGCAGATGGCGAGCCAGCTGGGGCTGCAAGGCCTCGCCATCCCCGAGGAGTTCGGTGGTTCGGGGTTCAGCATGCTCGAACTCGGCATCGTGCTCGAGGAGATGGGTCGGGTGCTGCTGTGCGCCCCGTTCTTCTCGACCGCGGTACTCGCCACCAGCGCGCTGCTGGCCTGCGGTGACGACGCGGTGCGCAAGGCGCTGCTGCCGGGCATCGCGGCGGGCGACACGATCGCCGCGCTGGCGCTGCTCGAAGAGCACGGCGGTTGGAGCGCCGAGGACGTGTCCACCCAGGCGCGGCCGAGCGGCGACGGCTGGACGCTCGACGGCGTGAAGAGCTACGTCGTCGACGGGTGGGTCGCCGACACCGTGCTCGTGGCGGCGCGGGCGCCGCAGGGCGTGAGCCTCTTCGTCGTCGCCGGCGACGCGCCCGGGCTCGCGCGCACGCCGCTGGTGTCGCTCGACCAGACGCGCAAGCTGGCGCGCCTGTCCTTCACGGCCACGCCGGCGCAGCTGATCGGCGCCGAGGGCCAAGGCTGGCCCGTGGTCGAGCAGGCGCTGCGCGTGGCGTCCGTCGCGCTCGCCAACGAACAGGTCGGCGGCGCCCAGCGCTGCATGGAGATGTCGGTCGAC is part of the Acidimicrobiales bacterium genome and harbors:
- a CDS encoding acyl-CoA dehydrogenase family protein; translated protein: MNFALSDEQVELRRTVRSFLEQKSPEAEVRRLMDTDEGYDATVWQQMASQLGLQGLAIPEEFGGSGFSMLELGIVLEEMGRVLLCAPFFSTAVLATSALLACGDDAVRKALLPGIAAGDTIAALALLEEHGGWSAEDVSTQARPSGDGWTLDGVKSYVVDGWVADTVLVAARAPQGVSLFVVAGDAPGLARTPLVSLDQTRKLARLSFTATPAQLIGAEGQGWPVVEQALRVASVALANEQVGGAQRCMEMSVDYAKTRIQFGRPIGTFQGVKHRCADMLVQVEMAKSAAYYANSCLAAGDPDAAVAAPMARSYCSDAYMRITEDTIHVHGGIGFTWEHPAHLYYKRAKSGQLLLGDPRHHRKLLARELDLV